Within Populus trichocarpa isolate Nisqually-1 chromosome 6, P.trichocarpa_v4.1, whole genome shotgun sequence, the genomic segment ACAATGCAATATCAAACATTAGCTAATTGATATTATCTCGACGGCTAATTAATATTATCTCAACGCAATCACCACCATCATCGATTGAATTTTTCATTTCCAGACAAACAGTCGCCCGCGACTTCTGCAGATTTTTCATACGGCATCATTCTAATGCCGTGCGGATTCTGGCATTGTGTACTGTTTGGTTACATAAACGGAAACAATAAGGCAgtatttcttttttgcttttcaaacctgtttttttgaaaaatcttatttttttattttaaattaatttttttaatattttagattattttaatatgctgatattaaaatattttaaaaaataatctctatcatacaatctcaaacaaactataaaaaaaacaaaatgaaatattagaTAAAAGATTTagttgatcaaaataaaataaataaaatattgaaacatcTATTTTACACGTTATATATATTACGTTTGAACTTAggtatttataataataaataaaaactattatttttacttattaatttctttttagtaACTTTAAATGATAATTTCTCAACCCAGCAATAAACatgttaaaagaataatttgtaATCATTTAGGAAAGATAATTCATGGCTAAAAGAAATAgtataatcaaattattatttaattaatcgcTAAATTATTCGTTCaagtataattaataataaaataagtaattaaaccaattatatatcaaatcaaatttgtgcaccaacacaaaattaaaatctaacatggttaaaaatgcaagaaaataatttcattacaaATACACtccttttttgttatcattcaaTCCACACCTCTtcattattaaatccaatttctttaagaacatgaaaaattttcatttcaatatatatgtatgttttaattattatattaatttctcaataatgatattattttctttcataatgtTGAAAAACCAACTCattcagtaaaataaaaatcttacttttttaatttaaaacactcTCTTGgtaattactttttttcaattcataaaaaaataatttactctaATTCACTCGTTCTTAATTATCATAaactatttaaattatataacataatttattgtttattttaatccattgatgttttttcatattaatttgataaaataaaaaattcaaacttttaatactgttatattattaaaaaatattttttaaaaaataaaatatggataTATATACGtgataaaacatatttgaaagttgataaaataaaaaatatatagacttGGAAGCAAGCCCAGTCACTACAAAGCTTGGAATCAACAAGCCCAGATACctaggctaaaaaaaaataacaaaagcttCATTTGTTATTATCTTCTCTAATCTTTACTCATCGATTTCTACACTTATTTTGTCGGATTCAGATTAGCACTTTCTCCGTCCTCGATATCTCTCTTTTTACATAAACATGAAATTAGCAAAATGTATTCTTATTCCTCGTACTTCGTTCTCTTCTATACTGAGGAACTAACCGAACACTGCCTAAATGCCACTGCAGATTCACAATCGCTTGCATTGCTAGGATCCGAATATATATTCAGAAGCTGCATGGCTTTGATCACAATGCAACGACGAGTGTCTTGAATCACATCCATCATTCTTTTCTACCTTTAGTAACTCTTTTTCAATGACAGTCCAGACAATTGCTGTTGTTTTCCATCCCACCATGATTAAAGGCTCCTAGTCCCACAGACAATGTCCTTAGAAAGATGAGCCAATTACCCCCACAAGCCATCCATTTCAACATGGTACGTAGTTCTAAAACTAAACTGAGAGTCAACAAAAGATGCAAAACAGAACCGTTGCAAAAGAATTGCAACGAAGAGAACATGACAGAAAAAGGCAGTTAAAGCAGAAAACTTTGTCCAACTTTGAAAGCAAAGCAAAAGGAGAAGAATGCTGCGTTTAGCTAATGTCACACGACTGACTGAAGGGACAGGTACAAAAGAGACAAGAATGTGGTTGGTTAGAAAAATGAAGATggagacataaaataaaactgttTCTGGGATGGTTTTGAAGTGAATTCCTATccttaaaaaaagtaaaagtatAGAGCACATGTCCTCTCTGTCTTCATCTCTTCTGTAGAATAATGATCCGAGAGAAACAAAGGAAGTGCTCAATTTAAGCTAATGGTGGATTTATTAACCAACTATTATGAAAATGAACATCTAGCTGAAAATTTGTAAATCCTATCTTCATTGTTCAAATGACCAGTCTCAAATTGGAGTCATAAATAAgacaataaaaagaagatatgTTAAACATCAAAAGCATATTCCAACTTGTAAAACAATTATATGGAAGCTGCAACTTGAAGGTAAAAAGAAACTCTTAGTTTTGAGTTGGCAGCCAATCTTTACGGATGTCGAAGGTGTAGTTGATCTCCAAGTAGCGCTTGTTATCGTCATCGACAAACTGGAGacagagaaagaagaaagcaaTGGAAATCAGTAGCAGCTTGTGCAAACCAGAAATTCTATGGATATAATAATTTATCTGTAAAACTTAATGTCTAAACGTTGGATGAcacacaaattaaaattttcacttGTATAGTTTATGGCGCACATTACTCCAGAACTAGTTGATTGGAACATTACCCTGCATGTCAATTCGAAGCAGATAATCGTTTGGAAACGATGGTTTCAATCGTgatatcttaaatttaaaagaaaatatttgttaaaaattatttttttatgtttttaaattatttaaatgtattaatcttaaaaataatttttaaaaaataaaaaaatatcattcaaatcATAAACAACAATCACTTTAAACTCCAACGGTTATCATTAAGTTAACGCTTGCTGGATGCTCTGGTAACTAAAGTGATGGGACTTTAAATGGCAATGGATTTAATGCTagcatatttgaaattatttgaatttttgcctttttttctaaatcatgCTCTTGAATGTAGGTGCCCCACATGTACTGTCACATGAATCAGCAGAACAGATGAAAAAGACTGAACATGATGTGCATGGTCCATGTGAGAATGCCTTCTAATCTACGGAGCCCGTAACATTTCAAATTTAACAAGTATATCATTGAGAAAAGGTGCTAGGTTGAACATATTTTGAACCCACATATCTGTTGCATGAAAATATCGAATATCGAATATGGAAGGgctaaaaaacaaggaaaactgGTAGAACTTACTTTGGTTTTAGCAGCATATGATCCTCTAGCAAAAATACCAGATGGAGTAGTTTCTTCGGGCATTTCATGAGTGTAAGGTTCTGCCTGAGGACTAAAGGTTCCGATCATCTCCTTCGAGCTATCAACTGTGACGAAAAATCACCACGAGTGAAACTCATTATTACACATAAGAAAAGAATGCCAGATAGGGAGAGCTTGTAAGAGATTGATGGAGAGACTGTTACCCTTGACACCAGTTTTCCAAACTGTGTTACTATATTTGAGGCCGGAAACAATGTTGTTCTTAACCTCAAAAGTGAATTGCAGGCTATAGCGGCTACCTTCTTTTAAGGTGAACCAAGAACCTTTAGGCTTGCCATTCTCAGGAACTGAAAGAACAATATCAGGTCTACCAGGGGATTTGATTTCGAGGCTCAGGATTTTAACTTCAGGTTCTAGAGTCTCtacatagttaaaaaaaaaaaacccattaagaTAATGTCAGAGATCTGAACAAATTAACTTGATCTGCCATTAATTGATTAGATTGCTTCCAAGAATCCAAGAGGTAACGGAGGAAATTTAATCCAAAATTCAACTATTTACAGGTTCAACCAATGGAACAGTATACTAGAATAAATGGAGATGATGACACTACACCATAGTAACGCATGAAATCAAACACAATTGCTATAAAATTTGGGAAAAAGAAAGTCTAATTTGACAATTATACTTGTGcttaaccaaaatcaaacccCTAATTAACAAAAATGTTACCAGTAATTGCCAAGGAAAACTAAACTATACTTGAAACTAACACATTTTGAAAATTTCTAAGTTAATTGATCTCATTACCTCCAACAGCCTCAATATCCACAGCCCCAAGAAGCTGTTCCTTCCACCTCCTCAAGCTTTCATCATCCTACATTCTCAAACCCCAGAAAACAGATAAAAGAAATGGgcataaataaagcaaaaatcGAATTGTAATCAATgacaagaaacaagaaagagaaaagacaaagaaagaCAAACCTTATCTTTCTCAAGTTGTTCTTTGAGTGTGTATTGAGGACCAAGCTCAATCTTCCTTTCATGAGATTCATCATCATCCTCTTCTTCTTGATCAGTTGCATAAAGAGAACTCTCACTCATCTTTCTACTAATCCCACCACTTTTAGGTTCATCAACATTATGTTCTTCATTTGGAGGTGTTTTCGTTGTTGCTTTTGTCTCTGAAACttcatctttgtttttctcATCAAAACCCATGCTTTTAGTATTTGAATCCACACCAACCTCCAAAGACATCAACAGCCCATCAACAGTAACAAAAGGAACTAGATGGAACAGGCACTTGTGTATCTATCTCTTCGTCTGTGTCTCCCTCAgggaacaaaaaacaaaacagaaagcCCCAAAAAGCAAAGGAACACAAAAAAGAAGCCAAAAACCGGAAaccaacaaaagaaagaaggtCAAAGAATCTTAGAAAGCTAAACACGagacaaaatccaaaaaaaaaaaaccacaaaacacAACCCTTCAAGCAACAAAAAGACACACTAGCAAAACCAAGAAAGAGAGATAGAGGAGAAGAGGGGCACGAGTTTAATTCTTGGAAAGTTCaaacaaaggaaaaggaaacagtCATGTGGTGATCCTAAAATTGTGTTTAACTAAGCAACAATggcaaagaaaaaagagaggtggCAAGATCGTGAAGGTCACTCATGCACTAGGAGGATCCACGAAGACCATGATTCAAGGAGATGGGTGCTTTAAAATTAGTGCATGATTTtgattacaaacaaaaaaatatatacagagAGAGACAGGGACAGAGATGTCAGAGTAAGACAGCCTAGGATTGGATGGATGATGGATACCCTTTGACTCTCTGTAATGGAAACCATGATTGAGACATGAAAAAAAGCTGCTTAGGATTCTGATTGTTATTATTGGTCTAACCAGCTGTTTTTATCAGTCCTGACTTTGGATAAGCTCTCAGTTTTTAGTACTTTTGATCTTAGGTTTCTTAGATGTACACATTCTTGTCCTTGACAATGGTGAAACGTTTGTATGGAAGAtgtaaaattcatatttatcaCACCCGACTTCACTTTAATGGTTGATGTTTACTCTAGTATGAgttaagttttatttaaaatttgtgataattgaatgaattaaatcaatcctacaatttttttttttcaaaacaatatcatttcactattaaaaaataaaataatctcatatcaaaaataacttaataaattcATAACTCAAATTTTACCGTGTTAAATCTCGAATTAGATTCGATAGCAATCAATGTAATACATAGAGAAATAGTCAATGATTGGTGAGTTTTTAATTCAACAATGTTGAGTGGCTAAGCAaatattaatatagaaaaactcatcaattatacattttatgatatatatatatatatatatatatatatatatatatataggactaCAATATTGGTGCTTACAAGTAATTATAAGATCAATCAATTATAATgtcattttaaaattagaaaaatgacCCACATAATGATTTAGCTTAGTGCATAGAGgaaagaattcaaaataatgTAGGTTGATTAATTGTGAttccataaacaaacaaatgttTCATTGATTCAATTATGTATTAgaatcgatatatatatatatatatatatatatatatatatatatatatatatatattatcatgcacagaattgatattattaaatttagacttagatcaaattttaaaaaaaaatctaggtaaaaatgaatttaattaaaactaatttgaatttttaaaaaaaatcatgacaaatcatttttttttaaaaaaaatttaaaacgtTTTAATTAACCCTAGTGAATCTTAGTTGGCTTGCCCAACCTCCTATATTCAAGtggagtttaataactttgaccAATGTCCTTGGTAGGTAGCAAGGAGAATCTCTGCATTGTATGGTTCCTCTTTCTTTAGTCTCTGTTCCCACTCATAATTCAAGCTGCTGAAGGAATTATGATGCTCTTAGAGGTTcataatttcaaaatcaagGAAAATAACAGGATAAAGGTAGTTTCACAGCAGGGTTTGTCAACAAATGCATGCACCTTAGTTAAAAACTTTTTACCAGCTTCATGAAATCCTTGTTGAACTGTTTGCCTGACCTTATCCCTTGTGTTGATGAAATCATGAAACAAAGAGCTTGTTTTCACACTGATTTTTACCACACTCTAGCTCCTCCAATACTCCAGTGGTTGATAGAGATGTGCTTGAATCATTACGTGATGTCAGCAGGTTGGCAGAGATATCTACCCTAGGTCAACTATGGCACAATAGCAACACAGCTCGGATGGTGGCAAAATTTGCCATTTACCTAACCTAGTCCTCAGCTCCAAGTAAATTCATCATTGCTTCCTTCAGTAGTAAAACCACAGTACCCGTACTTGTAGTAGTCATCTCTGGCTGCATTTATGGGGTACCGTTGGTACAGCAGACTGGACACGAGTAATTCACCTTCGAAATCCCCTCTTCATCCCAATATTACATGATTACTCAGTAAATCCGGACAAGAAAGCAGAAATAACTAAATTgggaaaatagaaaattatgcaGTGCAAATGAAGAGAATCTAAATGGCTCTTGCTCTGCCTTGTGGTTTGTTGGATCCTTCTCTGCAAACTAAGTCAATCCAatttgtataatataaatttgaaatgaatcAAAACAGGTCTcctcaattctaaaaaatattggatTATCTAGAGATGATAGATGATGCATATTATAGAAAAGTAGACTTCAATGTTACTGACAAAATATGGAGCAAGTCTCTTTCCATTTGATGTTCAAATACTCCTTAATCTTTGATGTTACACGGAGAAGATGAAGACTAGTTTCAAGTACAAAATGCCCCAAAAAGAGGGAAGCACGTCTCCAAACCCTAGTGGGTAGATATTTAAACACTATGCAGTCAGGCTTGGTAATCTTCACCATTCAAAAATGCATTCTCAAGAATCAGCAATTCGATTGCCTAATACAAGTATAGATGCCACACCAGCTACTAGTGGAGGGATGAAGTAACTGTTAAACCTTAGACACAACTTATCAATCGCTTCCCCATTCTCTCTTGACACTCTCCTTAGCTGAGACTTCAACGTAAACACCATTCTTTAATGCACTTGAAAAATCAGAAGGGCCATCCACAGATGCGTTTCTCAAGATTTTTGATGATATCAAAGTTAGCCCGTTTCTTGTCCCTCGCAAAGCATATAGCAAAGGATTGAACATGACAGCAAGGATCAAGTCACCTTTTGCAACTACGAGATACTGTACATGTAAAATAACATCTTGAGAAAAAGGGGGAGAGCAATTAATCACACACAACGACATTGCAAAAACGCAAGAATTGAAAAGGGAAAACCTTACCATGGCAATAATACCCAGGACAGCAAGACTAGTTTGCTGTGCTTCTGGCCAAAAGTTGTCACCATTGGACCAGCCAAATCGTCCACCCCATCCAAACCAACCTCCCCTACCAGAATCTCCCCCTCCACCTGCTTCCTCCCTCCTCTTAATTTCCTTCGTTCCATTTCTCAAATTCATCTTTCTTTCCACCAAGAGCACTTTCTAAAGCTTTTTTAGCTCGTTCCTGCAGCCACGAATAAGACAAAGCTAATTTATACCTACAAATACATTTAACGCTCAACGTAGCTTCAAAATTCTTTACAATAACTATAGCTTAATCAGCAAACAGAATAttctaaatttctaaaataaactaGATCCCATTTAAATAAACAACCAGCTAACCTTCATTCATTCCAACTCAATAAAAATACTGCAATTAACAAGCACACTACCTCGTAACCCCCATCCTCCCCAATTAAGCAGACAGCAATTCTCTTGGAAGCTCAAAAACCCACTTAAACCACCTTATCACGTTCCACATCCACCATTCAAAACCACAACTTTCAATCACCCCAAAATCCAAACATGGGTTTtgatttccaaaacaaaaaacctcaAAAAGCCTCAATCTTTCTCACTGTCTGATCAAACTTTCCTTCATTTACatccaaacaaacaaaacccagtAACAAATTTCTCAAAAAGTGATAAAATAAAGCATCAAGGAGCAAACTTTTTTTGTTACCTCCCTGCCACTGCCTGAGACAAGACAAGAAAACTTGCCATTACAGCGGAGTTCTTGCTGCAAAGTGGCCCGTCTTTGCTTTCCATCTTGCTTGTGGGTCTGGTTGTAGAATAGCGTACCATTTGATTCGGGTCGGGTTGAGGAATGTAGAGGGTTTATGCTAAGAACCTGTGCCATGATGGTGGTGTGTTACCCCTCTGCTGACAGCTTGAGAGACAATTAGGTGATGGGGTTGGAGTCTCACATGGGCTTGCTTTCTTAGGGTTTAAAATTGGTAAGCCCATTAGTAATTTGTGGCCTTTCTATTGTTGGGCTTCTTTTTAGTAAAGAAAGTAGTTGGAGGTTAAAATCTAACTTTAAGCTTTAAGCAATAAGGGACACAAATTAAGCGAGTtgaatctaataaataaaaatagtattgttttattttttaaaaaagttaaactggtattgtttttttaaaagaattttttttaaaaaaattaaattatattttaactagATCATGGATTGACCCGATGAAGGAtcatcaagttcaattaaaagttaatttattttatatttaatgtgggtaaaaaatgatgtcatactaaatttaataactttacttCAAGGGGTCAAGAGATTTGCTCTTCTTGTGATGTCAAGTTCGAGCCAtatgattgctaatatgatggctactaaaggtttacatggtcgttaacttcagggcccgtgagattagtcgaggtgcgcacaagctgaccTGGACACcgacattaataataaaaaatttacttgaaggtaatttaaaaatcttaaacttgatgtttttttttattttaagtttcaCATATCAAGAATAAATTGCATCTCTATAACAGGTTTTTAGTATATCATTAATTTCTAAGTGTGGTGTCAAACATATTTcacaaaacttttttcttttaaatttaaactctaGTTGATAATGTAGATAACAAATCACTTACCATCTAAGTCAATACcgcaaaatcaaaagttatgaattaaataaattaattactaacatgtttctcttttgttttattttttgaatttgaaccAGAGATCTTTTTATCTCTCAAATGgcataatatattttacttttgaAACCATGTGTTCACATGGCATCTTTCAAGTTAAAAGGAAGAAGATCCATAGAATATATGGACCACAAACAGGCCTTGCGCAAAATCAAGCCAACATAAAGGGATAAAAGACAATAGAGTCTACATCAATACATgccctttgttttctttttctttcttttattccttTTGTGTCTtgtttgcaaaaaaataaataaataaaaaataaattcagaccCCATAAAAAGAACTCAAGTCCTCCCCTTGTCCATTTATGTAACTAATATCTAATCCCTTTCATCACATCTTGACAACTTACAcagttttaatgttaaataattgcTTATATTATAGTCACAAAGATATGATCGCAACACAAACTTagtaatttagaaaaaaatatattaaactttaTTCAAAATTCAGATTATAaaattgatgggttaacccagattaattcaaaacaactttattttaatatatgtattttataaaaataattaaaatgagatcgcttatatttttttaaatcaatcagTAAATTATCGTGTTGAGCcgtcaaatcaaattaaatttaataacaatatatttttttttttatgtattgcCATGTTTTTTTCCCGTGGATTATTTGCAAATTGCAATATATCTACGAGGCCAAAGACAAGCACTTAGATTAATAAGGTTATTTCCAAAGTCTAATTATTTCTCTTTCCTTAAAAAACAAAGGTGATGTTGCTGCAAGCTATCTTGGATCCATAAAGCTCTAATTTGTTACTCTTCGGTCTTTACCAACATTCGTATGTTGTTGACCTACCCTACTAAATTCCTATCAAACCATCCATTTTCCCAATCACAAATCCAATTCCAATGACCAATACACCCtcgcttgttttattttaattttaacatatgATCTTTATTATTAATTGTAATAACTAATTTTGTGACCATGTATCTGTTtctattcataattttattagatttttttttaaattaaactaaattttaattggGTCAATCGGAGGAGGAggattaaaattcaattctattCATATGGCGGAAACGAGTTTAATAATACTGCTTGTATCGATAaataactctcttttttttttaaataaaaaattaaataaaaacttaaacccACTTTATCTTGTCATTTccccttttcaatttaattatatctttatcCACTCTCTCAGGTCTTATCTTTTCCTTTCTAAAttccaagataaaataaaatcccacTTGCAAATCCACCCGATTTACCTCCTCACCCCTGCCTCCACTCCCCTACAACGCCCAATCTGCAAGCCCAAAACCGTCATCCCGCATACCCAAAATGACAGACTACAGCTCCAAGAAAGAGAAGACTTCTTCAAATACCCATTATACCATCTCAAACACGCCTCTCACCGGGGCAAACCGTCATTTCCAGTTTGAAAACCGAGAGGTCATTTCCGTccttttgaaaattataaagagagagatagagagaaagTAGACAGAGAAAGAGACAGAGAAgttttctagagagagaaagagagaggtttctagagagaaagagagagttacCGTTTGTGTCCGTTTTTTCCGTTAAAAGTATTtgtgaagagagagaagagaggcaAGCCATGGTGACGGACCAGGAGATAGCGAAAGGAGTAGAGACGGTGCTGCGGCAAGCAGACCCAAGCGCCGTTACTTCATTAAACGGTGTCGTACAGCAACTTGAAGCTAAATTAGGGTTAGATTTGTCACACAAAGCTGCTTTTATTCGTGACCAAATTGACCTTCTCCTCCGTTCCCACCCTATCACTACCACCGCCAGTGCTACGGCCCCCGCCTCCGTGACCACCACCGGGCATCCGCCACCACAACATCAAGCTTTTCAGTTCCAACAAGGACAAGCTCTTAACTTAACCCCTAAAGACCATTTTGCCCTCCAATTTCAACAACAATTTCACCCTTCCCATTTTGCCATTCACCCTCACCACCAGCACCAACACCAGCACCATCCTCAACAACACCACCAGCACCAGGTTTTTTCTCAGGACCTTAACTTTAGGCAGCCACAAGCGGTGGTGACTCCCCCAGCTCCACCACCTCAGCTGCAAGCACAGCAGCAGCATAGGCAGACACAGCATGTGCAAAATGCTGGGGTTGTTACTAATGAAGTGGCAAAAGAGAGGTAAAAGTTGAGGGCCTTTTGTCTTTTTGtcgtttttaggtttttttcatGGCTCAATTTGAGGTTTTGAGGGTTTATTTGTTCTATTTTAGTtgcaaatttagcttttttttttttaaaaaaaatttatgtgctttttttttttttaattcgaggGTAAATTGTAGAAGTAAGTGATTAGTTTATAGGGTTTATAACTTCCATCTGTTTTTGGTTAGTAAGATTTATTATAAAGTTTGAGTCTTTGTAGTTACTAAAAAGAcagagttaaaaatattttaactgtCACTTTTCTTGGTTAAATAGTGACCCAATTGGAggtttattataaatttgttgCCGGGTAGAAAAATCCATTATTTGGGCATTTGTTAGCTTATGGTTAGTGTGCAAGTCTCTATTTCTGGGTATTTTTAGCTGATGATTAGTGTGCAAGTTCCGGCCgttgttgattttgtttgatCGGAGCTTGAAGCtgttttgaaatgcaaaatcaTGCAGCCGTTTATAGTATGTGGTTGAACTTGAGATTGAACTTGTGTttgtattttactattttgCAGCAGTGCTCCAGTTGGATCCAAAAGAAGAGGTGGACCTGGTGGGTTAAACAAAGTATGTGGTGTTTCACCTGAACTTCAGGCCATTGTTGGTGAGCCAGCGCTGCCAAGGACTGAGGTATA encodes:
- the LOC7463670 gene encoding rho GDP-dissociation inhibitor 1, encoding MSLEVGVDSNTKSMGFDEKNKDEVSETKATTKTPPNEEHNVDEPKSGGISRKMSESSLYATDQEEEDDDESHERKIELGPQYTLKEQLEKDKDDESLRRWKEQLLGAVDIEAVGETLEPEVKILSLEIKSPGRPDIVLSVPENGKPKGSWFTLKEGSRYSLQFTFEVKNNIVSGLKYSNTVWKTGVKVDSSKEMIGTFSPQAEPYTHEMPEETTPSGIFARGSYAAKTKFVDDDNKRYLEINYTFDIRKDWLPTQN
- the LOC7458496 gene encoding uncharacterized protein LOC7458496 isoform X2, which codes for MVTDQEIAKGVETVLRQADPSAVTSLNGVVQQLEAKLGLDLSHKAAFIRDQIDLLLRSHPITTTASATAPASVTTTGHPPPQHQAFQFQQGQALNLTPKDHFALQFQQQFHPSHFAIHPHHQHQHQHHPQQHHQHQVFSQDLNFRQPQAVVTPPAPPPQLQAQQQHRQTQHVQNAGVVTNEVAKESAPVGSKRRGGPGGLNKVCGVSPELQAIVGEPALPRTEIVKQLWQYIRKNNLQDPSNKRKIICDDALRVVFETDCTDMFKMNKLLAKHIIPLQPSKESSQAKRAKVDVETPTENTEPGASLVGISERLAEFLGTTEREMTQTEASRRVWEYIKLKQLEDPLNSMAIQCDTKLRDLLGCESISAVGVGEVLARHHLFKRS
- the LOC7458496 gene encoding uncharacterized protein LOC7458496 isoform X1, whose protein sequence is MVTDQEIAKGVETVLRQADPSAVTSLNGVVQQLEAKLGLDLSHKAAFIRDQIDLLLRSHPITTTASATAPASVTTTGHPPPQHQAFQFQQGQALNLTPKDHFALQFQQQFHPSHFAIHPHHQHQHQHHPQQHHQHQVFSQDLNFRQPQAVVTPPAPPPQLQAQQQHRQTQHVQNAGVVTNEVAKESSAPVGSKRRGGPGGLNKVCGVSPELQAIVGEPALPRTEIVKQLWQYIRKNNLQDPSNKRKIICDDALRVVFETDCTDMFKMNKLLAKHIIPLQPSKESSQAKRAKVDVETPTENTEPGASLVGISERLAEFLGTTEREMTQTEASRRVWEYIKLKQLEDPLNSMAIQCDTKLRDLLGCESISAVGVGEVLARHHLFKRS